From the genome of Stigmatopora nigra isolate UIUO_SnigA chromosome 2, RoL_Snig_1.1, whole genome shotgun sequence:
GGTTGCTGCCATTCTAGGACCTGGGAGATCGAATTGGTACCCAAGTTTGAGCAGGGTGGTGTTCTCTCGTAGGAGCCGGACCATTTCCATTTCCACTTTTCCACCACAAATGTGCCTCTGGTTGTGGAATCGGAGTTCTACTAGGGTGCTGTTGTGGGTCAGAGCCTCCAGCAAAGCCAGGACTCCTTTCCCTGTAACAAAGTTGGACTCGATGTTTAGGTTTCGTATAGACCGGTTCTGGCAAAGACTCTTGGAAAGAGCCAGAGCTATTTGGTCATCGGCATGCGTGTTGGCGAGGCTGAAGACTTTAACGTGGGTGTTAGAGGTCAGTGCCTCGACAAAGCTGAGCAATGTTTCCTGTGAGATGTCCTGTACGTTGTTGAGGTTCACTTCGCTGGTGCTGGGATCATCACGTAGAACTTTCTCCAAGGTTTCCTTGATCACGATGGGGTTTTTGCTGTCTTTGTCAGTGGCCATCGAGTCTAGTTTTGCCACCTCCATTGTGTTTAAAGGACCCTTTTCTGAGCATTTACTCTTTAACTCTATTTGACTTTCTTCTGTCTTCTCAACACTTTTCCAAGGAAGATTCTGGAATTGATTTTGAGATTTCTTGTTCAATTCCTTTGGTGTCTTGGCTTCCTCTTGTTGGGCTCCACTCTTTGGGGGATTACCCTATGGATGATAACAAGGCATGAAAATAGATTAGATGAAAGATGGCTGTCGCTAACAACAGTCTATTTTGTGACGGTATTTCAAACAAATGTATATTGCTTGTTTTCTCACAGGATTGTTTTGCCTGCGGTACTGTGACAAAGAAGGCAGGTTCTGATGTTCAGATTCTTTGGGGCCCGTTttactgtatgtatgtacatggatttttttctactctAAATATTACTAATTCAATTATAGAAAGCTTGTTAGCGGTAAAATTGTTTCTGTATTATTTCAAATTCACAAGACATTTTTGTTAGGGTCTATTcaagaagaaaatgcatttttaagatATTTCCAGACCAGCATCTCGTTGTCACTCATGCTTACCTGTCCGAGATTTTTAGTGTTCTCATCCTCCCAGTATCTGAACAATGCGTCCCTGTCAAAGTTTCCTGTCGGTTCCTTGGCTGTCTGGTCCTTTTGCCTCAGACCAATGGGTACGTAGGCGTCTGGGTGTAGGTCCTCTAATTCCTTTTCCAGTTGTTGGAGTTCGTCGCAGGACAGTGAGGCCAATAGCTCGTTTTCGTCCACATCCTCATATGTCTTCGGTTTTCTCGGTGAGCCGTTCATTTTTGACAATATAATTACTTCCCCTGTCACTGTGCTGATTGAATATTTGCAAGCTCCTCCATTAAGATGCAGCTGACACAAATGCAAGATTTCTAGTGGGTTCTTCATCAACCGACAAAGGGGAGGGAACGTTTGGCCTCTGAtaacttgtctttttttaggGTGTTGGCCCTTGGGTGATGTGAATGAGTGCAGCTTAGTGGTGGAATGTGAGTCCTCTGAGTGGCCTTTGCTGAGAGCTCCAGGAGAAACTGTCACTAATGAATCTCCTCATTGCATAACATGTCGGGGGACATCAAGTAAAGCACTTAAAGATATGCTTGAAGAAAAGTTTCTATTCCTTGAGGGGGTGGACATGCAACCAAAGCAGGCATGGATTCTTCCACAAAACAGTACAAGTCTGTTATCTAAGAGTACAAAGTTACCAAATTGGTAGGTACTCATTTTGCTTCAATCATACCTCTGCCAAGCAAGGTTATGAAAGAGTGGATTCACACCAAGAAAGTCAATAGTTCGCTTTCTTTGGTGGGGACTACAATATATTTTGGTACGGTTCTTTTTCACATTTCGATATTTGCAAGCGACACAGGATTTGATAACAAAGTGACCGACACATGTGCAAACAATCTTCCATTTTTTATGAGCGTTAcaagattgaaaatatatatgtatattatataaggaatatatatgtatatgtatatatgtacatatatgcaaGCCCGAGCCCAAAGCAAAcccaatatttcatttttttttgtgaggactCTGGACTGTCGACCTAAGTCAGGAAGAAGAGGGATGATTTATGATAACAGATTATAGCCTGTCTCTTTAAACAAGACTACACATTTGTGTCTTTTATATGCCATTACAGATGTTTGATGATTTCAACTGTTTAAAGGCCTGCTCAGCGTCAAGGTGCCAGTCTTATTGCTCTCGTATGATATATAAAAAGGATAGTCCGCAATGGTCATGTGACACTGCTGGTCACTACCAACATATTTTAACAGCTTGTAGGTCATCCAAAGTTATGATGCAAGACAATAAGAAATTCTGACATGGCATGGTTGTAAGGGCTAAATGACATACATAGGTGACACTACACCAGGTGAGTGGCATCTCTGAACTCGAGAAATCAAACAGGATTGATCCAGATATAGTTTGTTTGTCTAGTTTGGCCTCAGCTGGCGCTAACTGCAGTAATTGACAATCACGTCCGGAGAAATTGATCCCCTCCCAATACTGAAAAAATGTTTGCCTCTCGGGGGTTGAGCCTTTGGCTGTTAGGTCGTTGATTGATTTGATCTTATGCCAATTTGGTTTGTTGCTTAGTTAATTGGTAGTCCCTTTGTTTAATGATTGGTTAATGAGCTGGTTTCTCAGTTTGAGTGTCATTTGCTTGCTTAGTAATTCAATTGACTAGTTTTAGTGGTAAATTTGTTGGTTGTTAATTAGTCATCAAGTGGTTGATAACTTTGTTGGCTGTTTATACAGTTTGTTAGTCAATTGATCAGGTTGTTAAGCGTTGCTTAGCAAAATAATGATTCCATGGCTCCTAACAAGATTCTTGGTAGATTAGTTGGCCATTCACTTGTGGCAATGTTTGTTTGATTGTTAAATTTATTACTCGATCATCTCGTCCATCAGTTCATTTTCCACTAATGTAAAGCTCTTATTTTCATTAAAGTGGATTACGCCGCCTGTGCTTTTGTTGTCATGTTGCCTCGGCAACCGGCAAAGCCTGGGGACCTCTCTTGTATCTCATTACTTGGTGCTTCATAACTGCACTCTTAGCTGAAAGCTGCTGTGAATGTGACCTTTGAACTGCATCTTCCCTGATAAAGAGCCTTAATGGAAACTTTGTTTAACCCTTTTGATGTCACATGGGAGGATTCAGTTCAAACCCTGTTGACGTCTTTCATTGGTATTCTACTAAAGTCACACCATGACACCAGGCACTATTTTTCTCCCCAAACAGTGCTACTTACTCTGAATGTTGGGAGtcggtctgttttttttcttaaaatttgtgGGTACATGTTTTGCAGTTCTTCTTATGGCATCTAGATGGCAGGATCAGGTTTATTTTTGCATCCCCAAGACTGAAGGTCCAACAATTGTGATGGTGAACTactatagtctgaaaaatgtcCACACTCTGCGACACTATAAAATGCACATGAATATTAACAAGTTTATTAGGATTCATTCCACGTTTGCCCACACCGACGCACTCTTACTCTTTCATTCTTTGGGCCTCCACCACCCCTTAGCTTCTTTTTGTCTGCCGTCTAACAGTTCATGTTTTGAAAGTTCACCAGACTAAAAGCTTTGTTGACAACAAGTCCGAGTCACATTTTTGTAACCATTAACTCCTTGCTTGTCCCCTTATTGGTTCAGTTTAGGACAAAAAGTTCCTTTGTTGTTTGCATTCCACACTgtctttttcaaatgacaaaaaaagtacataCGGTACACATGTATGAAAACAttaatggtgaaaatggaattttaacATGGTCACGATTGTTCTTCTTGGAGAAGGTCATTCTCACGGTATAAGATGAAGTTCCGCAGGAGGGGAGGGAAAAGTAGAGAGTTCATAATCTCTTTGTTGTTCAATCGCTTGAGGGTCAAACATCTTCGGATCAAGAGCCGGCACAAATGAGACAGTGAGCGAGGGCTACCTGTGTATCAACACATGAAAAAATGAACATGTGACAGTGCAAGCATGTAAACCTAAGAATTTGTGAGCATATGCATCAATACATGCAAACGTCAGAACTTTTTGGTGTGAATTCATGATTATTTATAGGCGTAAGGATTCGATGCCATGACATTGGAGAAGgtgaatacataaatacatgaggAGGAGGATAAACtgtaaaatgaatgcatgaggCCACACAGAATGACACTGACTGAGAACGTTGCAAATGTGAGTCCACTCGGGTTGCTTCTGAAGGATTCTTGAGAGTTTAGAGCAAATGCGAACTTGATCCACGTAATCGAGAAGAATCTGAACGACGTGGCCGGCCAAGTGCGCCAGACAGCACAGACTCATAAAGTCGCAGAACTGGAAAGAcataatgaaaaagaaaatgtcgtTTCTTCAAGATTTTGGTTCCTTTTATATGGCCAACCCGCTGCCTTGTATGCCATTTAACAAAtagatgaaaataattttaggAGACgaatatgtgtttacacacatgcacttatatgcattcattttcaacagtcCTTATCCTTGTAAGAGTCATAGGCCACTGGAATCTATCTCTGCTGACTTTGGTCAAAAAAGGAGCTAAAACTAGATGGGTTGCTAGGcagttatctttaaaaaaagtttttaatttcattttttgtcattttctgctcataaaaacattttgcctttttgtGTCTTCAGTCAAACtgctattcattatttttattttttttaagtattataaTAGTAGCTTGCAGGCAATAGTaggcatttattttaaattatcgGGCTGATTTCCTCTAGCCCGCCTCTGTAAAACTTCTTGACATTTCAGTCTTATTTGGGTAAAATGAGAGGCCCCCATAAAAGCAAGACCTGGTTTTTGACTTTTGcgaaaaacgacaaaaaaaggaGCTGGCACTAACTGGTATCTTTTCCTTATCCAGGTCACGGCAGCCTTCGTCGTCATGGCGACAAAGAAAGCACTTCTCGACCTTGTAGCCGGAGTTGAGTAGCATTCTCATCATGGTGGCATCCTTAAGGCAGTATTGCAGCGCAGTAGGGAAGAGCGTGTCGCTCACGGCGCCAAAGTATCGGTTGACGTCGGCCTTGGCCTCAATCAGCATGCGCACAATGCGGTGATGACCTGAGCGTACCGCCACCAGCAGACAACTGAGCGGGTCGAGGTCAGGCTTTGCGCCCGCATCCAGTAGCTGCCGCACGCAATCGGCATCACCATTGGACACGGCAAAGTAGAGGGCACTCTGGCGCATGTCGGCGTAGTTCCGCGAATGGAGGGCGCTCATGCGGTAGTTGACGTCGAAGCCGTGAGAAAGCAACAGCGCCAAACAGCGGCTCTGTCCGCCCTCGGCTGCCGAGTGCACCGGACTCTGGCCCACCTCCTTCATGGCCCGCTTGCTCGTCACCTTCAGGAGGAGCTTCACAGTCCTTTAAACATAGGCAGGCTCATTTTAGACACCTGAGAAATTCTAACTGTCGAATGTCCACATGATTGTCAGTTCATCATCAAAGCAGCCATTCTTCATGCAGCATTCATTGTATAATATTCCAAACAaagatccatccatccattaaaTCGACTGACTCGTAGTGTCCTGAGtaggcagccttgtgtatgggTAGATGTCCATTGGCGCTAGGCAGGTTTGGATCGGCGCCGTTGTCTAACAACAACTGAATACAGAGGGTGTTCCCTGAGCCAGCCGCATCCAACAGAACGCTTTCACCATTACACGCCTGAGAGTTCACCCTGCTgcctgaaaaataaacagtctgTAGTAATCTCTTCCCGGTGGCTTCTGGCCTTACTGTGTAGAAGTGGCATGTTCTGCCCAGGCccaatgtgggtttttttctggttattccggtttcctcccacaaccccAAAACATGCGAGGCAGACGGGTTGAACACTCGTGATTGGTTCTCcatgtccttgtgccctgtgattggctggcaaccaattcggggtgtcccctATCTAGTGCCAATAGttaactgggattggctccagcatccctgcatcctttgtgaggatacatggttctgaaaatgaatgaatctctgTGGcaacattaacaacacataAATAGGAGGTGAAGTAAATCAATAGACTTTTAGGTAAATTAATATTAGTATGTCTGCCTCATACTATAGTTCAGAGATTAAGAGTTTAATCCTGGATCTGGATCCTGAAGGCTTTGGCCTTCTTGTGGAAAGTTTGCATGAAGTTTGTCTCCCTGTTAAATATACAGCAGGTGGCACAAAATGTACAGAAATTGACTGAGAATGCCCCCAAAATGATCAAGAATTtcaaaccaacaggaagtgtcATAGAAATGTCCCAATATGaagatacattttaattacaaaatgaaCTTACCGCAGTTAAGAAGAATCTCCACAATGGCCACGTGTCCTTGCTCGGCGGCCGCCGCGAGAGGCGTGACTCCATTGATGTCTCTGTTGTTGGCACGTCCGCCATTCCTGAGGAGCAGCATCAGAATGTCGACATTTCCGGCTTGTGCCGCCTCGTGCATGGCCGTTCGCTTCTTGGCGCACACTTGATCTACCCAAGCATTGTGTCGCACCAATGCGGTTGTCATCTCGTACAATGATGCATGTGCCGCTAACgtggaacacaaaaaaatacgcATTGTAACTAATTAGCATCCATCAATTTAGGGTATCCACTGGTTGGTGGTGATAAGTATTTCTTGGAGAGGTATGCCATACCAGTATTTTGTCATTTGATTTCCCAACATGCCAGTAACATTGCCCAGGTCTGTGTACACTACAATACACTACATATATATTACATCATAGACCTATAATTACAATAATTGTCGTTAATGTGTTTATGTGAAGGGCCTCTAATGCCAATGTACACATATACTTTTTTCTTAGTAGTAGAAATATTTAGAAGTATTTCATACATAATTAATTTAGTACACGTGGTAATATAGAGTGACACCACCCAAAAAACTGGAATTTTTTAAGTGCATATCTGCAGACAAGTGACAGCACACCAAGGCAGCAACATTTAAGTAACCATGGTTAATTCAAGATGAAATTCACAGTAGTCCAGCTGAGATGTTGCAGCAATCAATAAGGAATGTATTCATAAAAGAAGAAGCCATCTGAAAGATGTTTCTtaaacagcctttttttttaaattctttttttttttttactttgaagaaaatatatttgttatgaCGACGAAGGCCCTTGGTTTTATCGAATTGTTAAATTGTTTTGTGTGTCCTAAAATAGGATCATGAAAAGCTTTCTTCACTTTACCTAGCAACAATGGTGCCTCGTTCTTGGCGTTGACTACGTTAGGCTGGGCCCCATGTTCCAGCAGAATCCTGACGTTGTGGGTGAGGCCGCTTTTCACAGCCATGGTCAGCGCTGTCTCGCCGCCCTCCACCGCTCTGGTTTCCAGGCACAGCTCACCTGCCACTGACAAGTCAAACAGTCTCCATCTAAACCCCTACAGTTAATCTAACCAAGCAGGGGAGCTAACGAGTGTGTGAGTATGCGATCACACCCCAAAATATGAATCTGATGTTATTTTTCAGCCTGAGATCTTGTCAGCTGTTCTCCAggagcaaacacacacacacacacaaagctcaAAAGCACTCCTGGAATTCAGTTGGGAAATATGTCGCAGGGTATGCTATTGACTCATATATATACAGTGAGTGCAAACATTGCTCACTTCTGAGGGGTAtcgaaggggaaaaaaacaagtacatgcagcaaaaaattggaaaacaatgcaaacaatCTTAAAAATGCCAATGTGGAAAtaaacgctttatcctcactagggttgcggggatgctagagcctatcccacctgacttcgGATGGATAACCATTCACTCTATCTCttatacctagggtcaatttagagtgtccaatcagcctaccatgcatgtcttcagaatgtgggaggaaaccggagcacccagagaaaacccacgcaggcctagggaagcatgcaaactccacacagatggaacgacctggatttgaacccaggaccctacagctgtgaggccgacacgttaaccactcactccaccgggcAGCCCAGTAGGTAACCCAATAATTAATCAATAATTAATCTTGtaaaaactcaatatttttcagttttgaaacttgaatgaatgaattttgagGCAATTAGTTCTCCcaaatgattttaaatattaaatataaataataaaataagtgaATGCTATACAAGATCTGTCATGgcatgtactgtatatatttgaCCTAGTATTTCGACATGGATGTAGTTAGCCCATTACTGAGCGGTGTCTTACATGTCAGGATGGTTTCCAGGACCTCGAGGTTGGGCCGACAGGCAGCTCGATGGAATGGAAGCCAGccgcgtccgtccgtctcccGGAAGGCGCTCGGATACTTCAGCAGAGTCTTCAGTGTGGACGCGTCACCTGGTTGCCATGGCTACACCATATGAGCAGCAACGCCAAAGTTTGACAGGCATGCCTTAATCTTCTTTCTTACCTTGCTCGATGGCGGCAAATACTCGAAGGTTCACCTCAGTAGTTAATGCTAAGCTAAGCAATGACAGGGACAGAAACAACACCAGAAATGTTTAATGTATACAATGAGCGAtggtattttctttaaaaatcccTGTGCAGTGTTTTGAGGGtattatattcagtttttaactATAATCACTTAACACACCATTGAACGATATATATAAAAGAGTACATATAGTATTTACTGGTGGGTTAAAACAATGAAATCAATAGAACGAATGAATAATCCATCTGTATGCAAAGATGTAGAATAGATTGGAAAGTTTTCAACCCAATCACAGTGTAAAACCTACCCAGTTAAAAAACACCAGCCCATTCAAGATAAGATGTTATCCTAAtacaacatatttatattttgatatCATAATTCAAGGGTGGGAGCCACATTGTAAAAAGGAAGCATTATGAGGGATTTAACTCTTGAAAAAAAGGTTACATCTTTGgtataattttaatttcaatagacaataatgattaattatttatatatttattcattattacatGTCAATTCATCTCCATTCTTTTCCAGAGCCAAACCCAACAATTACCCTCTCATCgaaacaaataaaattgcaaaaagtagaaataacatttaaaaaaattaagttaatCCAACGTATTTTAttgttatgcatttttttttaaattattttgttgaattttaataTCCACCTCCAAATGAGAAATAACATGCAGTTCACAGGTCCCTGCACTGCAAGGAGCTAAAATGCCAGTTAtatttatagcaaaaaaaagatgctgaaataaaaatgcaacgTAGCTGAACTTCCACGTGTAAACATACAAGTTTAACTATTAAAACTAATCAAAAAGGGTCCTTCCAAAACCTACCAAATTTTACACGAGTAGCTCACATTTAATCAGAAGTCCATTTTGAAGTCATCTTTCAACAAACAGTCAGTTAATATAAAACTGCCTAATAATTTAATTCCCTTTTTATCAcgaaaacaaaataatacaaaaataatgcatttttcacTGGGCGAAAATGCTAAATTAATTAGTTCAAGGTACccaaaaatattaatgaaaaatacaaattgtgaAAGAAGTGAATTTGGAAGCATTTACCTGGCAGGCGTCTTGATGAAGATCTCACAACATGTGTTGTAGATGTCATGCTGGATATTATAAGAGTTGAGGTCGTCATCATCCCCATCATCAGCCACATTGTCGACATATGAATTCATTATGCTGAGAGAAAAGTGTACCCCATTTCAGTCTAACATTACAAGCTTTTGAGGGCTTTGGGGGTTATTTTGATATTCCTATGGTATTTAATGTTAGACAGGAGTAACAGTCCTTTAAAAAGATTTAGatgaaaaaagttaaaaaatgtaaaaatcattttaatgaagAGGGGAAATAGAtttgctatatatatatttttaaatatagcaAATAAACTATGTTACGACGAATTAAGATACTATATAAGAAGCCAAACAGTTCAAACAATCAGTATTGCGAGCCGTCATGCCCGACATGATGTATCACAGTTACTATGACGATGATGAGGCAAAAGATACCCAAAACGTCCAAATTCCGGTCAAATGTCCTACCTGTGAGTTGTGAAGGCAGCAATCAACAATGCTCAAATGTCAACCCAAAGAGTGGTGGTTTTATATTTAGGTGTTGAGCTCCGTTAGAACAGAGATGACGGGGGTGAAAAGGCTACCCGGTGGCGTGGTGCCTTCTTATGAAATATGGCCGGGTGACGCTCTCCATTGTGTGGGATAAGCCTGGTAGCTTTGGGTTAGGCGGCAGTCCAGGCCTAGCAGGCATCTTGGGTTTCAATGGCGCCATTTTTTGACACCTGGATGAGATTAAGCGTGATGGATGATGGCAAAATTGTCTGCTGACATGCCGTAATTCTGCCTGATGGCAGAGCAAACAACTAAAAGTCCGAACAAAAGGCATAATGTTTGCTTGAAGGCTTCACCTGAGTTGATGCTCATGACAACAATTTTGGATTTGATCAACTAATTTTCagagaaaattaaaaagatttttaaataaatactttcGCGATTAAAATTTCAATGGGAACTTCATTTGCCATTTTTAacttaggttgtttttttattacttccAATAATCTATTTATGAGAGTttacttttgtttacatttttcaaaatagttTTTCATCTTTTCACTTTAGATTTGAATAGTTTCAGTTTTAATTATTTCTAAATTGTTTGTGTTATAGAGGATGTACAACAGTGTATGCAATAGATGTAATGTACAAAAGTGTGTTTAACATCGTACATAAGATAGAAAACAACTTTGCATGACAGTTAACAAGTCTAGATTGTAACTCGTGGTCTTCCCGTAAAATTCTTAAAGTGTGGTAGAGATGAGACAAATTTCAAAGGTCATCAGGCTGAGAGCTGGCAACTGTTTAACTGGGAATTTAATGATAAGAAGCAGAAAAGACAAGCTGGTGTGTGGACATTGCAATGCCTTTAGCCTAACATCAAGCTTGAAAGCCATTCTACCACAGCTGAGGTAAGTATAGACCTTCCCATTGAACAAAGTGAATGATCCTTGATATTTGCTATATTTTTGACCGTTGAATGCCATAAATATGCTTATTATAACACGTTCTTAAAATGCAACTCAGATTTACATAGTCCTTATTTCACAGTGGGTGTGCACTCATGCCCCGTGAAAAGCACcagaaagaagagaagaagcGGGAGGCAGGATGTGGGGGAAATTACGCAGCACGATGTGGAATTATCGGCGTGTGGTCTTCATCTTGCTGTTGCCGCCACTGCTACTTCCTCTTCCTCTAGTTATCGCCAACAAGGTGAATGCAACATCACCGTATGAGCAAATAATCTAGTTCCTAAAAGACCCCATTCTTTATTGTTCTTTAATCACTATTCTGAGATTTTTATATATTGGACCTCAAGAGTCCTGTGTTCATTAGACAACGTATCAACAAGAAAAAGATCCCACAGACAACCAAGATGAAGTGAAATATAAGTACACATGTCTAGTATTATATTAATTGTGAGACTTAGCATTGAGTCCATTGAAACATTagagaaaaagacaaatagCTTTCAAAATTGTTGTCAACAAATTACAAAGAATCAGAAGCAGCAATACATCGACTGCGTCAATAGACCTTCGAAGTCACCATCCAGCCATCATTTCTTGTAGaagtcacatttttattcaGCTTTCTACACATTAGGAGTCATGCTGTGCCTTTGTTCTTCTTCTGATGGCCATCTTCTGGACCACTGAGGTCATCCCGTTACCCATCACCGCCATGTTCCCCGGCATCCTTTTCCCCGCCTTGGGCATCATGACGTCAGCACAGGTCAGTTCCAATTTAAGAtcataaaatcattttgaaacaaTGTACATTAAACAGCATACAGTATGTAAGAAAATAACACCAAAATGTCCTTGAATAACAATCACAAGTTAtgcactcatttttttaaccaacaaaatatgttttagatAAAAGGAAAAATCCCCGTCTTCGTAGcaagtgagtatttttttttactgtactgtGTTTAGTACAGTATCCATTGATTAAAGTTTCTCGTCGTACAACGGAAACTCGTCAGTGGGTGGAAGAGGTCAGGCTATACATCTACTGGGAACCTCTAAGTTACCATTCCTTTCCCTACAGTGTATTTTTATGCTTAATTTTGCAGCACTGTTGCAATTTGTTTGCACCAACACTTTTGATTATTACTGCATAAGTtatcatatattatttaaaaagacatttataaTGGGCTACCTGAGTGGTTaccacgtcggcctcacagctctgtggtcttgggttcatatccaggttggtccacctatgtggactttgcattttatccctaggcctgcgtgggttttctctgggtactctgggtttcctcccacattccaaagacatgcatggtaggatgattggacactctaaattggcccaaCGTATGAGAGATacagtgaatggttgtccatctcatcgtgcgctgctattggctggccaccgattcagggtgtccctcacctctggcccaaagtcagttgggataaaATGAAAACTTGAAACTTAGTAGCTATGCAGCATGGGCCAGTATCCTTTGATCCTTAgagcaatatttttaaaaatgtgtgtgtgtgttagaggTGAATAATTAATTCCAAAGTTTTAGTTGGGTATAGGTTTCGAGTCAGCTAGTAGGTTTGTACACTTTTCATTATAGCCTTTAGCCTGTAGTGTGCTGTTGCACATGCTTGTTTGTACAGGTGGCAATGGCATTCTTCAAGGACTTCCACTTCCTGTTGGTGGGTGTCAGCTGTCTGGCCACCTCCGTCCAAAAGTGGGGTCTCCATCGGAGGCTAGCCCTCAGACTAGTAGCTGCAGTGGGCGTCAATCCGGCTTGGTTGACTCTAGGCTTCATGTCAGGTTGTGGATTCCTGTCAATGTGGATGAACAACACCTCTGCCGTTACCATGGTTATGCCCATCGTGGAGGCTGTCCTCTGTCAGATCCAAAGAGTCGACGATAGGTCCAATGAGGAACCTGACCAGGGACACGAAAACCATGGCCTGGAACTAAGcggtaaatgaacaaaaaactttTTCATTGCAAAGTTtcaattgaataaacaatatttgGTCAAATACTTATTAACATTTTGGTTCGCTCCAGAAAAAAGACTGAATTAAATTCAGTATAAATTACTAAAACAGAATGCAATTTTATGGAGAAGCATTTAATTTTTCAGTTGTGTGTTCAAAGCAATCTCGGGATTTTTATAACTTGTTTATTAGGTGTATAAAGCACCTAATGGTGACTAATTGGGAATAAAATGA
Proteins encoded in this window:
- the LOC144209492 gene encoding ankyrin repeat and SOCS box protein 15-like, giving the protein MNSYVDNVADDGDDDDLNSYNIQHDIYNTCCEIFIKTPASLALTTEVNLRVFAAIEQGDASTLKTLLKYPSAFRETDGRGWLPFHRAACRPNLEVLETILTLAGELCLETRAVEGGETALTMAVKSGLTHNVRILLEHGAQPNVVNAKNEAPLLLAAHASLYEMTTALVRHNAWVDQVCAKKRTAMHEAAQAGNVDILMLLLRNGGRANNRDINGVTPLAAAAEQGHVAIVEILLNCGSRVNSQACNGESVLLDAAGSGNTLCIQLLLDNGADPNLPSANGHLPIHKAAYSGHYETVKLLLKVTSKRAMKEVGQSPVHSAAEGGQSRCLALLLSHGFDVNYRMSALHSRNYADMRQSALYFAVSNGDADCVRQLLDAGAKPDLDPLSCLLVAVRSGHHRIVRMLIEAKADVNRYFGAVSDTLFPTALQYCLKDATMMRMLLNSGYKVEKCFLCRHDDEGCRDLDKEKIPFCDFMSLCCLAHLAGHVVQILLDYVDQVRICSKLSRILQKQPEWTHICNVLSSPRSLSHLCRLLIRRCLTLKRLNNKEIMNSLLFPPLLRNFILYRENDLLQEEQS